A genomic stretch from Falco cherrug isolate bFalChe1 chromosome 1, bFalChe1.pri, whole genome shotgun sequence includes:
- the CDKL2 gene encoding cyclin-dependent kinase-like 2: protein MEKYQVLGLVGEGSYGVVTKCRNKESGQIVAVKKFLESEDDAVVRKIAVREIKLLKQLRHENLVNLLEVYKKKKRWYLVFEFVDHTVLDDLEAFPNGLDYSRVRKYLFQIMRGIAFCHSHNIIHRDIKPENILVSQSGVVKLCDFGFARTLAASGEAYTDYVATRWYRAPELLVGDIKYGKAVDVWAIGSLITEMLTGEPLFPGDSDIDQLYHITKCLGNLIPRHQELFYKNPLFAGMRLPEVKEAESLDKRYPKLSAAVLDLAKKCLQIDPDKRPSCAELLQCDFFNKDGFAERFAQELKLKIQKDARDHQLQKKSKISKRDKDDVLEERKMLGVRDFSIDPKSRDAKLLKAKHSKADAEKTDRSSNLSSLYDSAINPFKISPQTSLKDSSGSLEYAKNASIVIPPINQNFSPTAAGMRPVPGNLNYRVDEKSKKYLNPFLKQRKYSPAGHYTVSLTSVTNEKNVIQANRKKWEYSKTDVRLPELNHLPELRGVEAWHPRFLKKENKTVSESRVPSLAAIDLHNPSLASQQLSGTLMPDTSEASFPRVEH, encoded by the exons CAACTCAGGCATGAGAATCTCGTGAACCTCCTGGAAGtatataaaaagaagaaacgATGGTATCTGGTGTTTGAATTTGTGGATCACACGGTGCTTGATGACCTTGAGGCATTTCCGAATGGACTAGACTACAGCAGGGTTcggaaatatttatttcagattatgAGAGGAATAGCATTTTGTCACAGTCATAAT ATCATACATCGAGATATTAAGCCAGAGAACATACTAGTCTCCCAGTCGGGAGTTGTAAAACTATGTGACTTCGGATTTGCCCGTACTTTAGCAGCTTCTGGGGAAGCTTACACAGACTATGTGGCAACCCGATGGTACAgagctccagagctgctggtgggagatATCAAATATGGCAA GGCTGTGGACGTGTGGGCTATTGGCTCTCTGATAACAGAAATGCTCACAGGAGAACCCCTTTTCCCTGGAGATTCAGACATTGACCAGCTCTACCATATCACCAAGTGCCTGG GTAACTTAATTCCAAGACACCAAGAGTTATTCTATAAAAATCCCCTCTTCGCTGGCATGAGGTTGCCTGAAGTGAAAGAGGCCGAATCTCTGGACAAACGCTATCCCAAGCTCTCTGCTGCAGTGCTAGATTTAGCCAAG AAGTGTTTGCAAATTGATCCAGACAAAAGACCATCTTGTGCTGAACTCTTGCAGTGCGATTTCTTTAACAAGGATGGATTTGCTGAAAG ATTTGCTCAGGAGCTTAAATTAAAGATTCAGAAAGATGCCAGAGACCatcaattacaaaaaaaatcaaaaatcagCAAAAGGGACAAAGATGAtgttttagaagaaagaaaaatgcttggTGTCCGG GATTTCAGCATTGACCCAAAGAGCAGAGATGCAAAGCTATTAAAGGCGAAGCACTCTAAAGCTGATGCAGAGAAAACAGACCGATCCTCCAACCTGAGCTCCCTCTATGACAGTGCGATCAACCCATTTAAAATAAGCCCTCAAACCAGCCTAAAAGATTCCAGCGGCAGCTTGGAGTATGCCAAGAATGCAAGCATAGTTATCCCTCCCATCAACCAGAACTTTTCTCCCACTGCAGCTGGGATGCGTCCTGTGCCTGGGAACCTTAATTACAG AGTTGAtgaaaagagtaaaaaatacCTGAACCCATTTCTAAAGCAACGGAAGTATTCTCCAGCAGGCCATTACACTGTAAGCTTGACATCA GTTACTAATGAAAAAAACGTCATTCAggcaaataggaaaaaatgggAATATTCCAAGACAGATGTACGTTTGCCAGAACTAAATCATCTCCCTGAACTGAGAGGAGTGGAAG CGTGGCATCCCagatttctgaaaaaggaaaacaaaacagtttcgGAGTCCCGTGTCCCCTCCCTTGCTGCTATTGACCTCCATAACCCAAGTCTGGCCTCACAGCAG TTGTCAGGGACCTTGATGCCTGATACATCAGAAGCCAGCTTCCCCAGAGTTGAGCACTAG